A part of Saimiri boliviensis isolate mSaiBol1 chromosome 11, mSaiBol1.pri, whole genome shotgun sequence genomic DNA contains:
- the PIGV gene encoding GPI mannosyltransferase 2 isoform X1 — MWPQDPSRKEVLRFAVSCRILTLILQALFNAIIPDHHAEAFSPPRLAPSGFVDQLVEGLLSGLSRWDAEHFLFIAEHGYLYEHNFAFFPGFPLALLVGTELLRPLRGLLSLRSCLLISAASLNFLFFMLAAVALHDLGCLVLHCPRQAFYAALLFCLSPANVFLAAGYSEALFALLTFSAMGQLERGRVWTSGLLFAIATGVRSNGLVSVGFLMHSQCQGFFSSLTMLNPLRQLLKLMASLFLSVFTLGLPFALFQYYAYTQFCLPGSARPIPEPLVQLAVDKGYRIAEGNEPPWCFWDVPLMYSYIQDVYWNVGFLKYYELRQMPNFLLATPVTILVAWATWTYVTTHPWLCLTLGLQRSKNNKTQKKSDLGFLSPQVFVYLVHAAVLLLFGGLCMHVQVLTRFLGSSTPIVYWFPAHLLQDQEPLLRSLKTVPSKPLTEDSPPGQKVPKNPIMGLLYHWKICSPVTRYILGYFLTYWLLGLLLHCNFLPWT, encoded by the exons ATGTGGCCCCAGGATCCATCCCGGAAGGAGGTGCTGAGGTTTGCAGTCAGCTGCCGTATCCTGACTCTGATACTCCAG GCCCTCTTCAATGCCATCATCCCAGATCACCACGCAGAAGCCTTCTCTCCTCCTCGCCTGGCCCCCTCAGGCTTTGTGGACCAACTTGTGGAAGGTCTTCTGAGTGGCCTGTCTCGCTGGGATGCTGAACACTTCCTTTTCATTGCCGAGCATGGCTATCTGTATGAGCACAACTTTGCCTTCTTTCCTGGTTTCCCCTTGGCTCTGCTGGTGGGGACTGAACTGCTGAGACCCTTGCGGGGGTTACTGAGTCTACGCAGTTGCCTGCTGATTTCAGCCGCATCACTCAATTTCTTGTTCTTCATGTTGGCTGCAGTTGCTCTTCATGACCTGGGTTGTCTGGTTTTGCACTGTCCCCGCCAGGCCTTTTATGCAGCTCTGCTCTTCTGTCTCAGCCCTGCCAATGTCTTCCTGGCAGCTGGTTACTCAGAAGCTTTGTTTGCCCTCCTGACATTCAGCGCCATGGGGCAGCTGGAGAGGGGCCGAGTCTGGACTAGTGGACTCCTCTTTGCCATTGCTACTGGGGTACGCTCCAACGGGCTGGTCAGTGTTGGCTTCCTCATGCATTCTCAGTGCCAaggctttttctcttctcttacgATGCTGAATCCCCTGAGACAGCTCCTTAAACTGATGGCCTCTCTGTTTCTGTCAGTGTTCACACTTGGCCTTCCCTTTGCCCTCTTTCAGTATTATGCCTACACTCAATTCTGTCTGCCAGGCTCAGCCCGCCCCATTCCTGAGCCCTTGGTACAGTTAGCTGTAGACAAGGGCTACCGGATTGCAGAGGGAAATGAGCCGCCTTGGTGCTTCTGGGATGTTCCTCTAATGTACAGCTATATCCAGGATGTTTACTGGAATGTTGGCTTTTTGAAATACTATGAGCTCAGGCAGATGCCCAATTTTCTACTGGCTACACCAGTGACTATACTGGTTGCCTGGGCAACTTGGACATATGTGACCACCCACCCTTGGCTCTGCCTTACACTTGGGCTGCAAAGGAGCAAGAACAATAAGACCCAAAAGAAGTCCGATCTTGGATTCCTCAGTCCTCAGGTGTTTGTGTACCTGGTCCATGCTGCAGTGCTGCTGCTGTTTGGAGGTCTGTGCATGCATGTTCAG GTTCTCACCAGGTTTTTGGGCTCCTCCACTCCTATTGTGTACTGGTTTCCAGCTCACTTGCTTCAGGATCAAGAGCCGCTGTTGAGGTCCTTAAAGACTGTGCCTTCGAAGCCTCTAACAGAGGACTCCCCACCAGGACAAAAGGTCCCTAAAAATCCTATCATGGGACTTTTGTATCACTGGAAAATCTGTTCTCCAGTCACACGATACATTCTAGGCTACTTCCTGACTTACTGGCTCCTGGGACTACTCCTTCATTGCAACTTCCTGCCTTGGACATGA
- the PIGV gene encoding GPI mannosyltransferase 2 isoform X2 → MWPQDPSRKEVLRFAVSCRILTLILQVLTRFLGSSTPIVYWFPAHLLQDQEPLLRSLKTVPSKPLTEDSPPGQKVPKNPIMGLLYHWKICSPVTRYILGYFLTYWLLGLLLHCNFLPWT, encoded by the exons ATGTGGCCCCAGGATCCATCCCGGAAGGAGGTGCTGAGGTTTGCAGTCAGCTGCCGTATCCTGACTCTGATACTCCAG GTTCTCACCAGGTTTTTGGGCTCCTCCACTCCTATTGTGTACTGGTTTCCAGCTCACTTGCTTCAGGATCAAGAGCCGCTGTTGAGGTCCTTAAAGACTGTGCCTTCGAAGCCTCTAACAGAGGACTCCCCACCAGGACAAAAGGTCCCTAAAAATCCTATCATGGGACTTTTGTATCACTGGAAAATCTGTTCTCCAGTCACACGATACATTCTAGGCTACTTCCTGACTTACTGGCTCCTGGGACTACTCCTTCATTGCAACTTCCTGCCTTGGACATGA